TCGGCTTCTACACGCGCGCGCAGCGCGAGGCGCGCGGCGGGGAGGATCTCGACGTCAACCTCGAGTGGCGTCCTGAACAGACGATGGCCGTCCACGCCGGCTGGTTGAGCGCGATCCTCGCCGGGCACACGCGGGTGGCGGCCGGGCTGCACATCCAGGAGCCGGTGTGTGTGCTGCTCTCCGAGAAGTCGGCGGTGCCGAGCCGATGGTCGGACGAGCTGACGCGCGCCGACACGGTGCTGGTCGTCGACGACATCGCGCGGGCCTCTCTCCGGCTCGGGAGTTCGGTGACCGTCGAGCGGATCCCCGGTGCGCTCCATGACATCTTCCTGTCCCGTCCCGACGCGCGCGACATCGCCTATGAGCGGCTGGACCGCTGGGTGATGGGATGCCTCGGCACGAAGCGCCTGCCGGTGTCGCCGGGCCAGTACGCCTAAGACGCGCTGCGGCCCGAGGTGTGTCACAACTCCGCCTGAAGGCGGGTGACCGTGCATGCCGACTCCGGAATTCCGCGGTGCTCTGTGGGAGTGCGCCGGATGTGGAGGAGGAGTTACGACACACCGGCTCCCGGTCACCGGGTGATACGGAGGGTCTGTGATGCGGGGGAACCCGCGCAAGGGGTTGACGCGGCCGCGCTCCTATCTGTCTGCGCCGCCGTGCGCAAGCCTGACGGAGCGGCCGCTCGGCCATGACAGACTGTCCGAGGGCTATGGGAGGTTCAGTGGGAAAGTTGATCTACGGCGCACCGACGTGGTCGGTGGAGTTCGAGGACCGGGCGCTCGCGCATCTGCGCATCGTCATGATCGCCAAGCTGCGGCGTGCGGAGAGCTTCTCGTTCTCGTGGAAGTTCGATGCCGCCTACGGCAGCGGGCGCAGCTCGCTGTGGCTGCACCCGGCGATTCCGCTGCAGTTCGAGTTCTACGGCGGCCGCGAGCCGGCGCTGAACCGCGCGTGGATCGAAGAGCTCATGCTCACGGCCAACAGCCCTGGAGGCCTGGAACTGGTTCCGGAGCCGGGCGTCGCAGACACGGGGAAGACCAGCCCGCGCCCGTAGCGGGCGGGATGGCATTACGAGAGGTCGCTATGACAAGCATCAACAGGCTCACCGTCGATGGCCGTGACTACTTCCTGCCGGACCCGGTCACCGAGTTGCGCGAGAAGATCCTCGATGCGATCCGCGCCGGAGGCGGCTACGTCAACATCCCGCCGCTGCGCTCGGGCCCGGGTATCGACATCCTCTTCTCGCCGGGCATGCCCGTGGTGTGGACACGCATCGACGTGGGCGGCGAGAACCCTGAAGACGTACCCGCCCCCGTGGCGGAATATCCCGAGATCTGACCTCAGGCGGCCAGCAGGGTGTCAACGTCGTCGACGCCCATCGGGGCTGCGAACAGGTAACCCTGTACTCGATCGCAGCCGAGGTTCCGCGCCAGATCCAACTGGGCATCGGTCTCGACACCTTCTGCGACCACACGCAACCCCAGGTCGCGAGCCCGCTCCACCGCTTCCCAGAGAATCCGCCCCGAGGCTTCGTCGGCGGCTTGGATCAGCGAGCGGTCGAGTTTGACCTCCGACAGCGGCAGCATGTTCAGTTGCGACAGCGAGGCGTGGCCGGCCCCGTAGTCATCGAGCGACACCCCGACACCGGCCGCGCGCAGCATCCGCAACCTCGGAACGATCTGGGCGATCTCCAGCGCGGGAACGGACTCCGTGATCTCGAGCGTCAGTGGTGCTGCGGGCACGTCGTGCGCCGCGAGCTGCTCGATGAGGTAGTCCGGGAATCCGTCGGTGGCCAGCTGCAGCGGCGAGACGTTCACAGCGACGTCGACGGGATGCTGCTGCCCGTGCCACCGCTCGATCTGGGTCAGGCACTCGTCGAGCATGAACCTGCCCACCCCGTGGATGACGCCGCTCTCCTCGGCCAGTGGAATGAAGACGTCCGGCCCGACGGCCTCTCCGGTGGACCGACTCCACCGACAGAGCCCCTCGACGCCGAGGACGACCCCCGTCAGCGGGTCGACCTGCGGCTGGTACACGGCGTAGATCTCGTGCCTGAACAGCGCCGCGTCGAGCTCAGCGGACAGAGTCGTCAGATCAGGCATGCTTCTATCTGGAACCTTCGATCGAACCCGGACAAGTCCCCACACCGCCCGTGAGATGAGCGTATAGTCCGCTCAGCAGTCGCGTCGCGACCACCTCGTCGTGGATCGATTACGATTTCCCCTGGGTCCGTCTCGCACACGGCGATGCGTCGT
This portion of the Microbacterium pygmaeum genome encodes:
- a CDS encoding EAL domain-containing protein, with product MPDLTTLSAELDAALFRHEIYAVYQPQVDPLTGVVLGVEGLCRWSRSTGEAVGPDVFIPLAEESGVIHGVGRFMLDECLTQIERWHGQQHPVDVAVNVSPLQLATDGFPDYLIEQLAAHDVPAAPLTLEITESVPALEIAQIVPRLRMLRAAGVGVSLDDYGAGHASLSQLNMLPLSEVKLDRSLIQAADEASGRILWEAVERARDLGLRVVAEGVETDAQLDLARNLGCDRVQGYLFAAPMGVDDVDTLLAA
- a CDS encoding DUF7882 family protein, translated to MGKLIYGAPTWSVEFEDRALAHLRIVMIAKLRRAESFSFSWKFDAAYGSGRSSLWLHPAIPLQFEFYGGREPALNRAWIEELMLTANSPGGLELVPEPGVADTGKTSPRP